Proteins from one Bradyrhizobium sp. CB82 genomic window:
- a CDS encoding DUF5615 family PIN-like protein produces the protein MKFFIDECISPSLSQHLNQDGLHDAIHPSDRGRLRDPDHVVFARAIEEDRIIVTENADDFRKLAGSVDAHPV, from the coding sequence GTGAAGTTTTTCATCGACGAGTGCATTTCGCCTTCGCTCAGCCAGCATCTCAACCAGGACGGTCTGCACGATGCGATCCATCCGTCCGATCGCGGCCGGCTGCGCGATCCCGATCACGTCGTCTTCGCGCGCGCTATTGAGGAAGACCGCATCATCGTCACCGAAAATGCCGATGATTTCAGAAAGCTCGCCGGCAGCGTCGATGCTCACCCGGTCTGA